A genomic stretch from Desulfolutivibrio sulfodismutans DSM 3696 includes:
- a CDS encoding glycosyltransferase — MFQIEEGLAIAPMERVRAHGRYLFAGDEKFFIKGVTYGPFPENENGEPLPERERVVRDFEMMRAAGVNTIRVYYVPPRWFLDLAQSLGVRVMVGIPWPQHLCFLDQWEVKEEIKKVIREAVAPLAGHPAILAWLIGNEIPSHIVRWHGAKKIEKFLAKLAAIVREEDPAGMVTYANYPSTEYLRLPFLDFLSVNVYLHDEKAFRSYVKRLQNVAGDLPLVLSEFGMDSIRQGEEHVAETLAWQLRAAFELGVSGTMVFAWTDEWFTGGNLIEDWAFGMVDASRNPKPSYEAVAEVYRQRLPLLPAETPLISVVICAYNADSTMDGCLASFQKLAYPNFEVIVVDDGSTDKTGEISDRYAAKYPYIHVIHQPNLGLSAARNVGMNASRGEIVAYTDSDCYVDPDWLTYMAWAFTDPRFMAVGGPNLPPPEDNRTSACVAVSPGAPTHVLLTDEVAEHIPGCNMAYRREKLMEINGFDATYRAAGDDVDVCWRLQNEGYIIGFCAAMMVWHHRRNTVSAYIKQQQGYGRAEALLLPKHRDRFNVLGNSRWAGRIYGDIGGCLLANRPIIYHGVFGMGLFQTLYEPKGSLVAYLPLSMEWMVLALALMVATPFVPVLGILGLAMAVTSMAFVGHRASKAKLPDRHNTLAARLTIAGLTLLQPLCRGWTRYKTVWQLRKSASQAVCPVPLAEDMPHDEREMPRVGLVRKVSEIVGVFSHRLTFHRFFWNNKGVEREQLLSHILSVLTGLHMPYTADTGFSSISSVPPWDLTTKTGLWTRLKLRVTAENHGGYKRFVRLAGTILPSKRSLLILAGLTAAAIAILPLSSYAAMAVATTAALFAGWMLWGLYRAAALVTMLVQYLMVRGPGGSLEEPIEEVVEKRRAKAPSRRVAAGEGDVEDLAGMLPASGEKTENVLAA; from the coding sequence ATGTTCCAGATCGAAGAGGGTCTCGCCATCGCCCCCATGGAGCGCGTGCGCGCCCACGGCCGCTATCTGTTCGCCGGAGACGAAAAATTCTTCATCAAGGGCGTCACCTACGGTCCCTTCCCCGAGAATGAGAACGGCGAACCCCTGCCCGAGCGGGAGCGCGTGGTGCGCGACTTCGAGATGATGCGCGCCGCCGGGGTGAACACCATCCGCGTGTATTACGTCCCGCCCCGCTGGTTCCTGGACCTGGCCCAGAGCCTGGGCGTGCGGGTCATGGTGGGCATCCCCTGGCCCCAGCACCTGTGTTTCCTGGACCAGTGGGAGGTCAAGGAAGAGATCAAAAAGGTCATCCGCGAGGCCGTCGCCCCCCTGGCCGGACACCCGGCCATCCTGGCCTGGCTCATCGGCAACGAGATACCCTCGCACATCGTGCGCTGGCACGGGGCCAAAAAGATCGAGAAGTTTCTGGCGAAACTGGCCGCTATCGTGCGCGAGGAAGACCCCGCAGGCATGGTGACCTACGCCAACTATCCGTCCACGGAATACCTGCGCCTGCCGTTTCTGGATTTCCTGTCGGTCAACGTCTATCTGCATGACGAAAAGGCCTTCCGGTCCTACGTCAAGCGTCTGCAGAACGTGGCCGGGGATCTGCCCCTGGTTCTGTCCGAGTTCGGCATGGACTCCATCCGCCAGGGCGAGGAGCATGTGGCCGAAACCCTGGCCTGGCAGCTTCGGGCCGCCTTCGAACTCGGCGTCTCGGGCACCATGGTCTTCGCCTGGACCGACGAGTGGTTCACCGGCGGCAACCTGATCGAGGACTGGGCCTTCGGCATGGTGGACGCCAGCCGCAATCCCAAGCCCTCCTATGAGGCCGTGGCCGAGGTCTACCGGCAGCGCCTGCCGCTTCTGCCCGCCGAGACGCCGCTTATCTCCGTGGTGATTTGCGCCTACAACGCCGATTCCACCATGGACGGCTGCCTGGCTTCCTTCCAGAAGCTGGCCTATCCCAACTTCGAGGTCATCGTGGTCGACGACGGCTCGACGGATAAAACCGGCGAGATATCCGACCGCTACGCAGCCAAGTATCCGTACATCCATGTCATCCATCAGCCCAACCTGGGGCTGTCCGCCGCCCGCAACGTGGGCATGAACGCCTCCCGGGGCGAGATCGTGGCCTACACCGATTCCGACTGCTACGTGGACCCGGACTGGCTGACCTACATGGCCTGGGCCTTTACCGATCCGCGCTTCATGGCCGTGGGCGGCCCCAACCTGCCGCCGCCCGAGGACAACCGCACCTCGGCCTGCGTGGCCGTCTCCCCTGGCGCGCCCACCCACGTCCTTTTGACCGACGAGGTGGCCGAGCACATCCCGGGCTGCAACATGGCCTACCGCCGTGAAAAGCTCATGGAGATCAATGGGTTCGACGCCACCTACCGGGCCGCAGGCGACGACGTGGACGTGTGCTGGCGGTTGCAGAACGAGGGCTACATCATCGGATTCTGCGCGGCCATGATGGTCTGGCATCACCGCCGCAACACCGTCTCGGCCTACATCAAGCAGCAACAAGGCTACGGCCGGGCCGAGGCCCTGCTTTTGCCCAAGCACCGGGACCGCTTCAACGTCCTGGGCAACTCCCGCTGGGCCGGGCGCATCTACGGCGACATCGGCGGCTGCCTCCTGGCCAACCGCCCCATCATCTATCACGGCGTCTTCGGCATGGGGCTTTTCCAAACCTTGTACGAGCCCAAGGGCAGCCTTGTGGCCTACCTGCCCCTGTCCATGGAATGGATGGTCCTGGCCCTGGCCCTCATGGTGGCCACGCCCTTCGTGCCGGTCCTGGGGATTCTCGGGCTGGCCATGGCCGTGACCTCCATGGCTTTTGTCGGGCATCGGGCCAGCAAGGCCAAGCTGCCGGATCGCCACAACACCCTGGCCGCCCGGCTGACCATCGCCGGACTGACGCTTCTGCAGCCGCTGTGCCGGGGCTGGACCCGCTACAAGACCGTGTGGCAGTTGCGCAAGTCCGCCTCCCAGGCCGTGTGCCCCGTGCCCCTGGCCGAGGACATGCCCCATGACGAGCGCGAGATGCCGCGGGTGGGCCTGGTGCGCAAGGTCTCCGAGATCGTGGGGGTCTTTTCCCACCGACTGACCTTCCACCGCTTTTTCTGGAACAACAAGGGCGTGGAGCGCGAGCAGCTTCTGTCCCACATCCTGTCGGTCTTAACCGGACTGCACATGCCCTATACCGCCGACACCGGGTTCTCCTCCATCTCCTCGGTGCCGCCCTGGGATCTGACCACCAAGACCGGCCTGTGGACCAGACTGAAGCTGCGGGTCACGGCCGAAAACCATGGCGGGTACAAGCGGTTCGTGCGCCTGGCCGGAACCATCCTGCCCAGCAAGCGTTCCCTGCTCATTCTGGCCGGGTTGACCGCCGCCGCCATCGCCATCCTGCCCCTGTCCAGCTATGCGGCCATGGCCGTGGCCACCACCGCCGCGCTGTTCGCCGGGTGGATGCTGTGGGGCCTGTACCGCGCCGCCGCCCTGGTGACCATGCTGGTGCAGTATCTCATGGTGCGCGGCCCCGGCGGCTCCCTGGAAGAGCCCATTGAGGAAGTCGTGGAAAAGCGCCGGGCCAAGGCCCCCTCCCGCCGCGTTGCGGCCGGAGAGGGCGATGTGGAAGACCTGGCCGGGATGCTTCCCGCCTCCGGGGAAAAGACCGAAAACGTGCTGGCCGCCTAG
- a CDS encoding helix-turn-helix domain-containing protein — MLELTKTPRTDGMWDIHAVVPANRVEAVATAIAEASAAGIPASEVLPKSTPGSLLRGARTLMGMTQKQLAEALGVTVPNLSGMENDKRPIGKAMAKKIGVALDFSYKVFL, encoded by the coding sequence ATGCTGGAACTCACGAAAACGCCCCGTACTGACGGGATGTGGGATATTCACGCCGTCGTTCCGGCGAACCGTGTCGAGGCCGTGGCCACGGCGATAGCGGAAGCGTCCGCAGCAGGCATCCCGGCCTCCGAGGTCTTGCCGAAGTCCACGCCGGGTTCGCTTTTGCGCGGCGCACGCACCCTCATGGGCATGACCCAGAAGCAGCTTGCGGAGGCCCTCGGGGTCACCGTCCCAAATCTCTCCGGGATGGAGAACGACAAGCGCCCCATCGGCAAGGCCATGGCCAAAAAGATCGGCGTCGCCCTGGACTTCTCCTACAAGGTCTTTCTGTAG
- a CDS encoding type II toxin-antitoxin system RelE family toxin, with translation MKWTVVFTQKAAKQAKKLPMRIVEALNALRRNIEETGPLQTGRPHFGKLKNWPREAYHCHLNKGRPTYVVVWEIENKSIRVVEVTYAGTHENAPY, from the coding sequence ATGAAATGGACGGTTGTTTTTACCCAGAAGGCGGCCAAGCAGGCCAAAAAACTTCCAATGCGAATTGTCGAGGCACTGAACGCGCTACGCCGAAATATTGAAGAAACAGGTCCGCTCCAAACAGGCAGGCCCCATTTTGGAAAACTGAAAAATTGGCCCCGGGAGGCTTACCACTGCCACCTTAACAAGGGCCGTCCGACCTATGTGGTGGTCTGGGAGATCGAAAACAAATCAATTCGCGTGGTGGAGGTGACCTATGCTGGAACTCACGAAAACGCCCCGTACTGA
- a CDS encoding cation:dicarboxylate symporter family transporter, which produces MRHVSRIVSLSFLIVLLALPCLGAGPHASSMPGDIREIQQSGVLRIGVIEAQAPPFVFVKDGRLTGVDVDLARQMVAALGVRPEFVRIPGGWDGLVDAVAASTVDMGLSELTKNVARAQRVFFSRPYFLSHAVFIANRLAMAQNRIDDADLASVQDVARQFNAPGFRIATMAHSALEPVLRELFPSAEIMSAASPQAAIAMAYEGQADLAMVGEAAFEIAVQADPGLLYKIDRLAPSLDDPCAIAVSPGRPDLLRWINDYLEVRPLPKATLGEIVDQYLGPTGPAPKEAVPAVAEPAPQGESVAMRDVALVALLHILVLGVLWATVVRRPCAQHWLLSPWTVLAAMGLGGLTGLYFPFLAAYLSRPAGLYMGFWRMCVLPIMVAAIVTSTYRLLACGGNARLIKRLLVWTPLLLLVSALLGVGIGIVGRPGADFSKEAQGLLASMNTGMQAAQPDGGLYDQLMNMVDTIVPDNLLAPMVNNENLAVLFVAIFFGVAVAAGKKQAKTTLIDIMDTVLESFTTMIRMSLYLLPFALYALSLDFIASTGLELMLAILRLVVCLTLAFLPGGLLSLAFLRIRLGIPLPAIWRDFGPIFLLSFSTRSSVLSMPIGLERLKNYPQIDRAQITAAYPFALLVCHYAYAAFFALTPVFVGQAFGVSFTPGQYIAIAFLALLCVVSAIGTIGLSYVLLLAIVCGPLGLPLEPAVVVGMAAVSIVDPIISGVQALFGCGVATLVVDKAKPAPEACGDVEQPAG; this is translated from the coding sequence ATGCGGCATGTGTCCCGGATCGTCAGCCTGTCATTCCTGATCGTTCTCCTGGCGCTGCCCTGCCTCGGCGCCGGGCCGCATGCGTCGTCCATGCCGGGCGATATCCGGGAGATTCAGCAATCCGGGGTCTTGCGAATCGGGGTCATCGAGGCCCAGGCCCCGCCCTTCGTCTTCGTTAAGGACGGACGCCTGACGGGCGTTGACGTGGACCTGGCCCGTCAGATGGTTGCGGCCCTCGGCGTGCGGCCGGAATTCGTCAGGATTCCCGGCGGCTGGGACGGGCTTGTGGACGCCGTGGCCGCCTCGACCGTGGACATGGGCTTAAGCGAGCTGACCAAAAACGTGGCCCGCGCGCAACGGGTGTTCTTCAGCCGCCCGTATTTCCTCTCCCACGCCGTTTTCATCGCCAACCGGCTGGCCATGGCCCAAAACCGCATCGACGACGCCGACCTTGCGTCGGTGCAGGATGTGGCGCGCCAGTTCAACGCACCCGGCTTCCGCATCGCCACCATGGCCCACTCCGCCCTGGAGCCGGTCCTCCGGGAGCTCTTCCCCAGCGCCGAGATCATGTCCGCCGCCTCCCCCCAGGCCGCCATCGCCATGGCCTATGAGGGCCAGGCCGACCTGGCCATGGTCGGGGAGGCCGCCTTCGAGATCGCCGTGCAGGCCGACCCGGGGCTGCTCTACAAGATCGACCGCCTGGCCCCGAGCCTGGACGATCCCTGCGCCATCGCGGTCAGCCCGGGCAGGCCGGACCTTCTGCGCTGGATCAATGACTACCTGGAAGTCCGTCCCTTGCCGAAGGCGACGCTGGGGGAGATCGTCGACCAGTACCTGGGGCCGACGGGTCCGGCCCCGAAGGAGGCTGTCCCGGCCGTGGCCGAGCCCGCGCCGCAGGGCGAAAGCGTGGCCATGCGGGACGTCGCCCTGGTTGCCTTGCTGCACATCCTGGTGCTCGGCGTCCTGTGGGCGACGGTGGTGCGTCGGCCCTGCGCCCAGCACTGGCTGTTGTCGCCCTGGACGGTGCTGGCGGCCATGGGGCTCGGCGGCCTGACCGGCCTGTATTTCCCGTTTCTGGCCGCCTACCTCTCCCGCCCGGCCGGGCTGTACATGGGATTCTGGCGCATGTGCGTGTTGCCGATCATGGTCGCGGCCATCGTCACCAGCACCTACCGGCTTTTGGCCTGCGGCGGCAACGCCAGGCTTATAAAACGCCTGCTGGTGTGGACGCCGCTGTTACTGCTCGTCTCGGCGCTTCTGGGCGTCGGCATCGGCATCGTGGGCAGGCCCGGGGCGGATTTCTCCAAGGAGGCGCAAGGGCTTTTGGCCTCCATGAACACAGGGATGCAGGCGGCGCAGCCCGACGGCGGCCTGTACGATCAACTTATGAATATGGTGGACACCATCGTTCCCGACAACCTGCTGGCCCCCATGGTCAACAACGAGAATCTGGCCGTGCTCTTCGTGGCCATATTTTTCGGGGTGGCGGTGGCGGCAGGGAAAAAACAGGCCAAGACGACCCTGATCGACATCATGGACACCGTCCTCGAGTCCTTCACGACCATGATCCGCATGTCCCTCTACCTGTTGCCCTTCGCCCTCTACGCCCTGTCCCTCGACTTCATCGCCTCGACCGGCCTCGAACTCATGCTGGCCATCCTGCGTCTGGTGGTGTGCCTGACCCTGGCCTTTCTTCCTGGCGGCCTGCTGAGCCTGGCCTTTCTCCGCATACGCCTCGGGATTCCGCTCCCGGCCATCTGGCGTGATTTCGGGCCCATCTTTCTTTTGTCCTTTTCAACCCGCAGCAGCGTCCTTTCCATGCCCATCGGCCTGGAACGCTTGAAGAACTATCCCCAGATCGACCGTGCGCAGATCACGGCCGCCTACCCCTTCGCCCTGCTGGTATGCCATTACGCCTACGCGGCGTTTTTCGCCCTGACCCCGGTCTTCGTGGGCCAGGCCTTTGGCGTGTCGTTCACGCCAGGGCAATATATCGCCATCGCCTTCCTGGCGCTTCTGTGCGTGGTGTCGGCCATCGGCACCATCGGCCTGTCCTA